In Populus trichocarpa isolate Nisqually-1 chromosome 12, P.trichocarpa_v4.1, whole genome shotgun sequence, a genomic segment contains:
- the LOC7483498 gene encoding transcription factor WER, which produces MQGAGNGEYRKGLWTEEEDRILTDHVKVHGKGKWNQIAKVTGLKRCGKSCRLRWMNYLSPSVKRGVFSEEEDDLIIRLHKLLGNRWSLIAGRVPGRTDNQVKNHWNTHLSKRLGIKQKKCKVSASSSKFSEKLGANSRTKLSSNDEPILSHNGEAEIHTEIQDNSEKVKEMTSSQDPVLFGDCYDNFWLSNSDPFSCSPNLMEFLDQSLDLFCYNL; this is translated from the exons ATGCAAGGAGCTGGGAATGGTGAGTATAGAAAAGGGTTGTGGACAGAGGAGGAGGACAGAATCTTAACGGATCACGTAAAGGTGCATGGCAAAGGGAAGTGGAATCAGATAGCAAAAGTCACAG GCCTCAAGAGATGTGGCAAAAGCTGCAGGTTAAGATGGATGAATTATCTAAGCCCTAGTGTTAAGCGCGGCGTTTtctctgaagaagaagatgacctTATCATCAGGCTCCATAAGCTTCTTGGCAACag GTGGTCTTTAATTGCCGGTCGAGTTCCGGGAAGGACAGATAATCAGGTGAAGAATCATTGGAACACTCATTTGAGCAAAAGACTTGGGATCAAACAGAAAAAATGTAAAGTTAGTGCTTCTTCATCaaaattttctgaaaaattaggGGCGAATTCCAGGACAAAATTAAGTTCAAATGATGAACCAATTTTATCTCACAACGGTGAAGCTGAAATCCATACGGAGATACAAGACAATTCTgaaaaagtaaaggaaatgacTAGCTCGCAAGACCCTGTATTGTTCGGTGATTGCTATGACAATTTTTGGCTTTCCAATAGTGACCCATTTTCTTGTTCCCCAAACTTAATGGAATTTCTAGACCAGTCTCTTGATCTCTTTTGCTATAACTTGTAA